In a single window of the Streptomyces sp. 846.5 genome:
- a CDS encoding HlyD family efflux transporter periplasmic adaptor subunit: MELPRGLSRCLAGAGALVVAGGAALAVPTAGEGVSVRAFRVHQVDLRATAQLAGVLRAAVSWQLYFGASTAVPAGGTADPDVCATPPHPAPGLGPVSALQAAPGQTVTKGQVLARADTTAVHRALDAALQDLAQAQALLADHRSVAADTGAASTAAEPAAAAQSVLGPDLDRVAQGQQRVAALQRTVADATITAPADGIVQQVGTAVGANPDCRTPVLVLRTRELEVHAQVGSEVRARLQPGQPAEVAVPDAAAQLTTSVVALPLTATATTAPAPVSAPWASGAAEYPLDLVVPAPPVGALPGMPATVTITLEARPGVLAVPAEAVHSDGGGAHVLLLHCPAPGRTGHCRSRPVPVATGITVDQLTQITAGVNPGDTVAVR; encoded by the coding sequence ATGGAGCTACCGCGGGGCCTGAGTCGCTGCCTGGCCGGGGCCGGCGCGCTCGTGGTGGCCGGGGGCGCGGCCCTCGCCGTGCCCACGGCCGGCGAGGGCGTCTCGGTCCGGGCGTTCCGGGTGCACCAGGTGGATCTGCGCGCCACCGCCCAACTGGCCGGAGTGCTCCGCGCGGCGGTCAGCTGGCAGCTGTACTTCGGAGCGAGCACCGCGGTGCCCGCCGGAGGGACGGCCGACCCCGACGTGTGTGCGACCCCACCGCACCCGGCTCCCGGCCTCGGCCCGGTCTCCGCGCTGCAGGCGGCCCCGGGGCAGACCGTGACGAAGGGTCAGGTCCTGGCCCGTGCCGACACCACGGCCGTCCACCGCGCCCTGGACGCGGCCCTGCAGGACCTGGCCCAGGCCCAGGCCCTGCTGGCCGACCACCGCAGCGTCGCCGCCGACACCGGCGCAGCCAGTACGGCGGCAGAGCCCGCCGCCGCAGCGCAGTCAGTGCTCGGACCGGACCTGGACCGGGTCGCCCAGGGACAGCAGCGGGTGGCGGCGCTGCAGCGCACGGTGGCGGACGCGACGATCACCGCGCCCGCCGACGGCATCGTCCAGCAGGTGGGCACCGCGGTCGGCGCGAACCCCGACTGCCGCACCCCGGTGCTGGTGCTGCGCACCCGCGAGCTGGAGGTGCACGCACAGGTGGGCAGTGAGGTACGGGCCCGGCTGCAGCCGGGCCAGCCGGCCGAGGTCGCGGTGCCGGACGCCGCCGCCCAGCTGACCACCAGCGTGGTCGCCCTGCCGTTGACCGCCACCGCGACGACCGCTCCCGCCCCCGTCTCCGCCCCCTGGGCGTCCGGAGCGGCGGAGTACCCGCTCGACCTGGTCGTCCCCGCCCCGCCCGTGGGCGCCCTGCCGGGCATGCCCGCCACGGTCACGATCACCCTGGAGGCCCGCCCGGGCGTCCTGGCCGTCCCCGCCGAGGCGGTGCACTCCGACGGCGGCGGTGCGCATGTGCTGCTGCTGCACTGCCCGGCCCCGGGCCGTACCGGCCACTGCCGTTCCCGCCCGGTCCCGGTCGCCACCGGCATCACCGTGGACCAGTTGACACAGATCACCGCAGGGGTCAACCCGGGCGACACCGTCGCCGTCCGCTGA
- a CDS encoding ricin-type beta-trefoil lectin domain protein → MVTLLLIAMGFGPTAPKAHAATATTISVSGTSAGKTFDGIGAISGGGGNTRLLTDYPAAQQQQILNYLFKPGYGADLQILKVEIGGDTNSTDGSESSHMHTASAVNCGTGYEWWLMEQAKALNPSIKLYGLAWGAPGWIGSGSFWSTDMVNYLVNWLGCAKSHGLTIDYLGGWNERGYNIAWYEQLRSTLNADGYSAVQIVGADSDWSVASDIASNSAFASAVSIIGVHYPCAGGDGGTANTCTGNATATGTGKPLWASENGSQDLNSGAAALIRSITRGYLDGGLTAYINWPVVAAVYPNLPYDTDGLVLASQPWSGAYSVGKSLWATAQVTQFTAPGWQFLNTGSGYLGGSESNGSYVSLKSSSGGNYSTVIETTTATAAQTVTVNVSGGLSTGTVHVWATNLAASAATGGMVQQSDITPSGGSYSLTVQPGYIYTLTTTTGQGKGTAASPAQSALTLPYSDTFDGGTTDQQPRYLSQQQGAFEVEPCAGGRSGSCVAQQALVKPIEWDGDASPYTIGGSLGWTNYTVAADALIKTAGSVQLLGRAGTQHSFGPAGINDYYLQLSNTGAWSIVRNTTGNTLTTLASGTVTAPGLGSWHHLALTFNGSSISAAVDGTTVGSATDSSYIAGMVGLGTSGYQGDQFDNLTVTPVGTTPTARPIVAVDNSGKCVDDNNGSSANGTKVQMWDCNLTAAQNWTVGTDGTIRSNGGACLDVTGAGTADGTLVELWTCNGGANQQWQQQGSSLVNPASGKCLDDTGFNTANGTQLEIWTCNGGANQQWVETSQ, encoded by the coding sequence GTGGTGACACTGCTGCTGATCGCGATGGGTTTTGGGCCGACCGCCCCAAAGGCGCACGCCGCCACCGCGACGACGATATCCGTCAGCGGGACCAGTGCGGGGAAGACCTTCGACGGGATCGGGGCCATCAGCGGCGGCGGGGGCAACACCCGGCTGCTCACCGACTACCCCGCGGCTCAGCAGCAGCAGATCCTCAACTACCTCTTCAAGCCCGGCTACGGAGCCGACCTGCAGATCCTGAAGGTGGAGATCGGCGGCGACACCAACTCCACCGACGGCTCCGAGTCCAGCCACATGCACACCGCCTCGGCCGTCAACTGCGGTACCGGGTACGAGTGGTGGCTGATGGAGCAGGCCAAGGCGCTCAATCCCTCGATCAAGCTCTACGGTCTGGCCTGGGGCGCGCCCGGATGGATCGGCAGCGGCAGCTTCTGGTCCACCGACATGGTCAACTACCTGGTGAACTGGCTGGGTTGCGCGAAGTCGCACGGCCTCACCATCGACTACCTCGGCGGCTGGAACGAGCGCGGCTACAACATCGCCTGGTACGAGCAGCTGCGCTCCACCCTGAACGCCGACGGCTACTCGGCCGTCCAGATCGTCGGCGCCGACAGCGACTGGAGCGTCGCCTCCGACATCGCGTCCAACTCCGCCTTCGCCAGTGCCGTCTCGATCATCGGGGTGCACTACCCCTGCGCGGGCGGGGACGGCGGGACAGCCAACACCTGCACCGGCAACGCGACCGCGACCGGCACCGGCAAGCCGCTGTGGGCCAGCGAGAACGGCTCGCAGGACCTCAACTCCGGGGCCGCCGCGCTGATCCGCTCGATCACCCGCGGCTATCTGGACGGCGGGCTGACCGCCTACATCAACTGGCCCGTGGTCGCCGCGGTCTACCCGAACCTGCCCTATGACACCGACGGCCTGGTGCTCGCCTCCCAGCCGTGGTCCGGCGCCTACAGCGTCGGCAAGAGCCTGTGGGCCACCGCCCAGGTCACCCAGTTCACCGCGCCGGGCTGGCAGTTCCTCAACACCGGCTCGGGCTACCTCGGCGGCAGCGAGTCCAACGGCAGCTATGTCTCGCTGAAGTCGAGCAGCGGCGGCAACTACTCCACCGTCATCGAGACCACCACGGCCACCGCCGCCCAGACCGTCACCGTGAACGTCTCCGGGGGCCTCTCCACCGGCACGGTCCATGTCTGGGCGACCAACCTGGCCGCGTCCGCCGCGACCGGCGGCATGGTGCAGCAGAGTGACATCACCCCCTCGGGCGGCTCGTACTCGCTCACGGTGCAGCCCGGGTACATCTACACGCTGACCACCACCACCGGCCAGGGCAAGGGCACCGCGGCCAGTCCGGCGCAGAGCGCGCTCACCCTGCCGTACTCCGACACCTTCGACGGCGGCACCACCGACCAGCAGCCGCGCTACCTCTCCCAGCAGCAGGGCGCCTTCGAGGTAGAGCCCTGCGCCGGCGGCCGCAGCGGCAGCTGCGTGGCCCAGCAGGCGCTGGTCAAGCCGATCGAGTGGGACGGCGACGCCAGCCCCTACACCATCGGCGGCAGCCTGGGCTGGACCAACTACACCGTCGCCGCGGACGCCCTGATCAAGACGGCCGGCTCGGTGCAACTGCTGGGACGGGCCGGCACCCAGCACAGCTTCGGCCCGGCCGGGATCAACGACTACTACCTGCAGCTCAGCAACACCGGGGCCTGGTCGATCGTGCGCAACACCACCGGAAACACGCTCACCACGCTGGCCAGCGGGACGGTGACCGCACCGGGGCTCGGCAGCTGGCACCACCTGGCGCTGACCTTCAACGGCAGCAGCATCAGCGCGGCCGTCGACGGCACCACCGTGGGCAGCGCGACCGACAGCAGCTACATCGCCGGCATGGTCGGGCTGGGCACCAGCGGCTACCAGGGCGACCAGTTCGACAACCTGACGGTCACCCCGGTCGGCACCACCCCGACCGCCCGGCCCATCGTGGCCGTCGACAACTCCGGCAAGTGCGTCGACGACAACAACGGCTCCAGCGCCAACGGCACCAAGGTCCAGATGTGGGACTGCAACCTGACCGCCGCGCAGAACTGGACGGTCGGCACCGACGGCACCATCCGCAGCAACGGCGGCGCCTGCCTGGACGTCACCGGCGCCGGCACCGCCGACGGGACCCTGGTCGAGCTGTGGACCTGCAACGGCGGCGCCAACCAGCAGTGGCAGCAGCAGGGCAGCTCTCTGGTGAACCCGGCTTCGGGCAAGTGCCTGGACGACACCGGGTTCAACACCGCCAACGGCACCCAGCTGGAGATCTGGACCTGCAACGGCGGCGCCAACCAGCAGTGGGTCGAGACCTCGCAGTGA
- a CDS encoding phospholipase C, phosphocholine-specific: MAPLTRRTFLGSAAALGAALGIEAVAGPASSAAAAATGTIKDVRHVVVLMQENRSFDHYFGTLKGVRGFADRSTVPLSGGYSVFNQPNGSGRQYPWQLSATTTWDFGATPETLAQCDGSLDHGWSTQHSAWNGGKMDNWISAKGSSRTMGFLNRSDIPFHYALADAYTICDAYHCSILSATGPNRTYLWGGMIDPGGTAGGPAYDGGSESGLSWQTYAETLQNAGVSWKVYQNASDNFGDNGLAYFKQFANAAAGSTLYQRGMASVPSTGSTPDDIAAAIRADALAGTLPQVSWVVASQAFSEHPDAPPNDGAHFINLVLQALAADSGVLDSTVLFLNYDENDGFFDHVPPPVAPSGTADESYSGQPLGLGFRVPMVIVSPWTRGGWVDSQVSDHTSVIRFLETWTTALGTPAICQSISSWRRKVCGDLTGAFDFANPVSGLPTLPSTSATIGQAHCNALVNPGPGTNAMPTQEAGTRPARALPYQPNGFVDHLEFDSGGKTLVWIKMANQGAQATSAAHFSIHANAYRSGGPWQYTVDPGGTASDFFNVGTGYGNGKYDLTLVGPNRFLRRFAGDTTAAGSKAEVVPSFAPAPDTGKQAVWFALANTSTAQVTFTITATGYRTDGPWTYQVPAGGSVSDYFNAVAYSNGWYDFTVTVSSDASWSRRFTGHIETGAASVSG, from the coding sequence GTGGCCCCCCTCACCCGTCGCACCTTCCTCGGCTCCGCCGCCGCCCTCGGTGCCGCTCTCGGCATCGAGGCGGTGGCCGGCCCCGCGTCCAGCGCCGCGGCAGCCGCCACCGGCACCATCAAGGACGTCAGGCACGTGGTCGTGCTGATGCAGGAGAACCGCAGCTTCGACCACTACTTCGGCACCCTCAAGGGGGTGCGCGGTTTCGCGGACCGCAGCACGGTGCCGCTGTCCGGCGGCTACTCGGTCTTCAACCAGCCCAACGGCAGCGGCCGCCAGTACCCGTGGCAGCTCAGCGCCACCACCACCTGGGACTTCGGCGCCACCCCGGAGACCCTGGCGCAGTGCGACGGCTCGCTGGACCACGGCTGGTCCACCCAGCACAGCGCCTGGAACGGCGGGAAGATGGACAACTGGATCTCCGCCAAGGGCTCCAGCCGCACCATGGGCTTCCTCAACCGCTCGGACATCCCCTTCCACTACGCCCTCGCCGACGCCTACACCATCTGCGACGCGTACCACTGCTCGATCCTCAGTGCGACCGGCCCCAACCGCACCTATCTGTGGGGCGGGATGATCGACCCGGGCGGCACGGCCGGCGGCCCCGCCTACGACGGCGGCTCGGAGTCCGGCCTCAGCTGGCAGACCTACGCCGAGACCCTGCAGAACGCCGGGGTCAGCTGGAAGGTCTACCAGAACGCCAGTGACAACTTCGGCGACAACGGCCTCGCGTACTTCAAGCAGTTCGCCAACGCCGCCGCCGGCAGCACGCTCTACCAGCGCGGCATGGCCTCGGTCCCCTCCACCGGCTCCACCCCCGACGACATCGCCGCCGCGATCAGGGCCGACGCCCTGGCCGGCACCCTGCCCCAGGTCTCCTGGGTGGTGGCCAGCCAGGCCTTCTCCGAGCACCCGGACGCGCCGCCGAACGACGGCGCGCACTTCATCAACCTGGTGCTGCAGGCCCTGGCCGCCGACAGCGGCGTACTGGACTCCACCGTGCTGTTCCTCAACTACGACGAGAACGACGGCTTCTTCGACCACGTCCCGCCGCCGGTCGCGCCCTCGGGCACGGCCGACGAGAGCTACAGCGGCCAGCCGCTCGGGCTGGGCTTCCGGGTGCCGATGGTCATCGTCTCCCCCTGGACCCGCGGCGGCTGGGTGGACTCCCAGGTCTCCGACCACACCTCGGTGATCCGCTTCCTGGAGACCTGGACCACCGCCCTGGGCACCCCGGCGATCTGTCAGAGCATCAGCTCCTGGCGGCGCAAGGTCTGCGGCGACCTCACCGGCGCCTTCGACTTCGCCAACCCGGTCTCCGGACTGCCCACCCTGCCCTCCACCAGCGCCACCATCGGCCAGGCGCACTGCAACGCCCTGGTCAACCCGGGTCCCGGCACCAATGCGATGCCCACCCAGGAGGCCGGAACCCGCCCCGCGCGCGCCCTGCCCTACCAGCCCAACGGCTTCGTGGACCACCTGGAGTTCGACTCCGGCGGCAAGACCCTCGTGTGGATCAAGATGGCCAACCAGGGCGCCCAGGCCACCTCCGCCGCGCACTTCTCCATCCACGCCAACGCCTACCGCAGCGGCGGCCCCTGGCAGTACACCGTGGACCCGGGCGGCACCGCCTCCGACTTCTTCAACGTCGGCACCGGCTACGGCAACGGGAAGTACGACCTCACCCTGGTCGGCCCCAACCGCTTCCTGCGCCGCTTCGCCGGCGACACCACCGCCGCGGGCAGCAAGGCCGAGGTCGTCCCCTCCTTCGCGCCCGCCCCGGACACCGGCAAGCAGGCGGTCTGGTTCGCCCTGGCCAACACCTCCACGGCGCAGGTCACCTTCACCATCACCGCCACCGGCTACCGCACCGACGGCCCGTGGACCTACCAGGTCCCGGCCGGCGGCAGCGTCTCGGACTACTTCAACGCCGTCGCCTACAGCAACGGCTGGTACGACTTCACCGTCACCGTGAGCAGCGACGCGAGCTGGAGCCGCCGCTTCACCGGCCACATCGAGACCGGCGCCGCCAGCGTCAGCGGATAG
- a CDS encoding N-acetylmuramoyl-L-alanine amidase: MENLVTRAEWGALPPLQQWRALPCTRGVKIHYEGRAVPADLALPDRHHRCAGRVREIQAMHLADPAQGWIDIAYNALVCPHGRVFEGRGVHHESGANGDRGLNRAYYAVCAMIGDSGLTEPGTALLNGLCDAVDWLREDGAAGPEVAGHRDGRDTDCPGEPLYRWIQAGAPRP; encoded by the coding sequence GTGGAGAACCTGGTGACCCGTGCCGAGTGGGGCGCGCTGCCGCCGTTGCAGCAGTGGCGGGCCCTGCCGTGCACCCGCGGCGTCAAGATCCACTACGAGGGCCGGGCGGTCCCCGCCGACCTGGCGCTCCCGGACCGGCACCACCGCTGCGCCGGCCGGGTCCGGGAGATCCAGGCGATGCACCTGGCGGACCCCGCGCAGGGCTGGATCGACATCGCCTACAACGCCCTGGTCTGCCCGCACGGGCGGGTCTTCGAGGGGCGGGGCGTGCACCACGAGAGCGGCGCCAACGGTGATCGCGGGCTCAACCGGGCCTACTACGCGGTCTGCGCCATGATCGGCGACTCCGGGCTGACCGAGCCCGGCACGGCGCTGCTGAACGGGCTGTGCGACGCTGTCGACTGGCTGCGCGAGGACGGCGCCGCCGGGCCGGAGGTCGCGGGGCACCGGGACGGCCGCGACACCGACTGCCCCGGTGAGCCCCTCTACCGCTGGATCCAGGCCGGGGCGCCGCGCCCCTGA
- a CDS encoding DUF6777 domain-containing protein, producing MRGIALVAGVAAVAAVLAVVLTNRSPKTAQAAQDVALQSVGSAGPAPFTASVARAETVSATPSAANSTAATAAAGTLRYQGSAVGLYGGTERLSSCDVAQLSAFLTAHPDKAKAWAGVEGIDSSAVPSYLRTLTPVVLRLDTRVTNHGFSNGAATSFQSVLQGGTAVLIDAHGLPRVRCACGNPLLAPLADDSSTRFEGTRWASFEPGNTVVVVPSEVELTVIVLVNPETGQWFGRPRGSEGDADHRMPPPSTSAGPSVSTSTSGSASTSGSASSSPSSSPSPSPSPSGSPSGSPSGSPSGSPSSSSLVPAPAPAASTDTTNPFSSPS from the coding sequence GTGCGGGGAATCGCGCTGGTCGCCGGGGTCGCGGCCGTCGCGGCGGTACTCGCGGTGGTGCTGACCAACCGGTCGCCGAAGACCGCGCAGGCCGCCCAGGACGTCGCCCTGCAGTCCGTCGGCAGCGCGGGCCCCGCGCCCTTCACCGCCTCGGTCGCCAGAGCGGAGACCGTCTCGGCGACACCCTCGGCCGCGAACTCCACTGCGGCGACCGCCGCTGCGGGCACCCTCCGCTACCAGGGCTCCGCGGTGGGCCTCTACGGCGGCACCGAGCGGCTCTCCAGCTGCGATGTGGCCCAGTTGTCCGCCTTCCTCACCGCCCACCCGGACAAGGCGAAGGCCTGGGCCGGCGTTGAGGGCATCGACTCCTCGGCCGTCCCGTCCTATCTGCGCACGCTCACCCCGGTGGTGCTGCGACTGGACACCCGGGTCACCAACCACGGCTTCAGCAACGGCGCCGCGACCAGTTTCCAGTCCGTGCTGCAGGGCGGCACCGCTGTGCTGATCGACGCCCACGGACTGCCGCGGGTGCGCTGCGCCTGCGGGAACCCCCTGCTGGCACCGCTGGCCGACGACTCCTCGACCAGGTTCGAGGGGACCAGGTGGGCCTCGTTCGAGCCCGGGAACACCGTGGTCGTCGTGCCCTCGGAGGTCGAGTTGACGGTGATCGTGCTGGTGAACCCGGAGACCGGCCAGTGGTTCGGCCGACCCAGGGGCAGCGAGGGCGACGCGGACCACCGGATGCCGCCCCCGAGCACCAGCGCCGGGCCCAGCGTCTCGACGAGCACGTCCGGGTCGGCCTCGACGTCGGGCTCTGCCTCCTCCTCGCCGTCGTCCTCGCCCTCGCCGTCGCCCTCACCCTCCGGTTCGCCCTCCGGCTCACCGTCGGGTTCGCCGTCGGGTTCGCCGTCCTCCTCCTCGCTGGTGCCGGCGCCTGCTCCGGCGGCCTCGACGGATACGACGAACCCCTTCAGCTCGCCCTCCTAG
- a CDS encoding streptophobe family protein, whose product MQHSDVPRPPAGVLRGWVAALGTVAATLLAMGATAAVGLWLAEAGSLPHGAFAAVLAATVLMALGAPVTMDGSAGFLAQAHAGIAALPLTVSLVGALVAAVCFLRPLRFRATAHGGELLGAVARTALLWLAALLLLAWAARHTFTVSSTGNGLADTIGSAIGVTPTVGFRVGLPAAAGWGLLWLLVVLVLAFAVSRRAPLPGGLLRLRAAVQPCAAAMLLLLLGYAVLGAVAGVVTALTHGPARSTLAVVLLAVPNLAWLALGIGLGAAWHGHVHGSIGLPVPKVLSSVLRTSGNADTTLDLSTLARFDDRVWALPVLAACLLVAAVAVTAARAHARPRPWQHALRTGAALAVTMLLVGLATRISAGYGMSLLGVGDAGDLAALTGGGSGGGSPVAGSLFLRPDLLRAVALGALWGTVAGFLGSLPAARINREPDLPPR is encoded by the coding sequence GTGCAGCACAGCGACGTTCCCCGGCCACCCGCGGGGGTACTGCGCGGCTGGGTGGCGGCCCTGGGCACGGTGGCCGCGACGCTGCTGGCGATGGGTGCCACGGCCGCCGTCGGGCTCTGGCTGGCCGAGGCCGGATCGCTGCCGCACGGGGCGTTCGCGGCCGTGCTCGCGGCCACGGTGCTGATGGCGCTCGGCGCTCCGGTGACCATGGACGGCAGCGCCGGATTCCTCGCCCAGGCCCACGCCGGCATCGCCGCCCTGCCGCTGACGGTGAGTCTGGTCGGCGCGCTGGTCGCGGCCGTCTGCTTTCTGCGCCCGCTGCGCTTCCGGGCCACGGCCCACGGCGGCGAGCTGCTCGGCGCGGTGGCCCGGACGGCGCTGCTGTGGCTGGCGGCGCTGCTGCTGCTCGCCTGGGCGGCCCGGCACACGTTCACCGTGTCCTCGACCGGCAACGGACTGGCCGACACGATCGGTTCCGCCATCGGAGTGACCCCGACCGTGGGTTTCCGGGTGGGCCTGCCCGCCGCCGCGGGCTGGGGCCTGCTGTGGCTGCTGGTCGTGCTGGTTCTGGCCTTCGCGGTCTCGCGCCGCGCGCCCCTGCCCGGCGGGCTGCTGCGGCTGAGGGCGGCCGTCCAGCCGTGCGCCGCCGCGATGCTTCTGCTGCTGCTCGGCTATGCGGTCCTGGGAGCAGTCGCGGGGGTGGTCACCGCCCTCACCCACGGCCCGGCCCGGTCCACCCTCGCCGTGGTCCTCCTCGCCGTGCCCAACCTCGCCTGGCTGGCCCTGGGCATCGGCCTGGGCGCCGCCTGGCACGGCCATGTGCACGGCAGCATCGGGCTGCCCGTGCCCAAGGTCCTCTCCTCGGTCCTGCGGACCTCGGGCAACGCCGACACCACGCTCGACCTGAGCACGCTGGCCCGCTTCGACGACCGGGTCTGGGCGCTGCCGGTCCTGGCGGCGTGCCTGCTGGTCGCGGCCGTTGCCGTGACGGCGGCGCGGGCGCACGCCCGGCCCCGCCCCTGGCAGCACGCGCTGAGGACGGGCGCAGCGCTGGCGGTCACCATGCTGCTGGTGGGGCTGGCGACGCGGATCTCGGCCGGTTACGGGATGTCGCTGCTGGGGGTCGGCGACGCCGGCGACCTCGCCGCGCTGACGGGCGGCGGCTCCGGCGGCGGAAGCCCGGTCGCCGGGTCGCTCTTCCTGCGACCGGACCTGCTGCGGGCGGTGGCGCTGGGCGCCCTCTGGGGGACCGTGGCGGGGTTCCTCGGCAGCCTGCCGGCGGCGCGGATCAACCGCGAGCCGGACCTGCCGCCCCGGTGA
- a CDS encoding serine/threonine-protein kinase yields MTTAHTGMIGCRIAGYLLERELGRGGMAVVYLAEDLRLGRKVAVKLLAPELARNDVFRSRFAHESRVAAAIDHPNIVPVFEAGEAEGVLYIAMCYVQGMDLRVLLDRQGPLPLRQTLRIAVQVASALDAAHAHDLVHRDVKPGNILVAEGTDSDHPEHVYLTDFGLTKKSLSLTGFTTLGQFVGTVDYVAPEQISGRPVDGRCDVYSLGCVVFEALTGAPPFRRDDDMALLWAHVHEPAPSPRTVRAELPEALDPVLAKALAKDPEDRYATCLGFVTALRDAGRTPAPAGERTPTQVVPRLDGSVTGLPEPPAWARPVFAVGPAMGGPAVVTGAAGPARG; encoded by the coding sequence ATGACCACGGCGCACACCGGCATGATCGGCTGCCGGATCGCCGGCTACCTGCTGGAACGGGAGCTCGGCCGCGGCGGGATGGCCGTGGTCTACCTGGCCGAGGACCTCCGTCTTGGCCGCAAGGTGGCGGTCAAGCTGCTGGCCCCCGAGCTGGCCCGGAACGACGTCTTCCGCAGCCGCTTCGCCCACGAGTCCAGGGTCGCGGCCGCCATCGACCACCCGAACATCGTCCCGGTCTTCGAAGCGGGCGAGGCCGAGGGCGTGCTCTACATCGCCATGTGCTACGTCCAGGGCATGGACCTGCGCGTCCTGCTGGACCGGCAGGGGCCTCTGCCGCTCCGGCAGACGCTCCGCATCGCCGTCCAGGTCGCCTCCGCGCTGGACGCCGCGCACGCCCACGACCTGGTGCACCGGGACGTCAAGCCCGGCAACATCCTGGTCGCCGAGGGGACCGACAGCGACCATCCGGAGCACGTCTACCTGACGGACTTCGGGCTGACCAAGAAGTCGCTCTCGCTGACCGGGTTCACCACCCTGGGCCAGTTCGTCGGCACCGTCGACTACGTCGCGCCGGAGCAGATCTCCGGCCGCCCGGTGGACGGCCGCTGCGACGTCTACAGCCTGGGATGCGTGGTCTTCGAGGCGCTGACCGGGGCCCCGCCGTTCCGGCGGGACGACGACATGGCGCTGCTCTGGGCCCATGTGCACGAACCCGCGCCCTCGCCCCGCACCGTCCGCGCCGAGCTGCCCGAGGCGCTGGACCCGGTGCTGGCCAAGGCGCTGGCCAAGGACCCCGAGGACCGGTACGCCACCTGCCTGGGCTTCGTCACCGCGCTGCGCGACGCGGGCCGGACCCCGGCGCCCGCGGGGGAGCGGACCCCGACCCAGGTGGTCCCCAGACTGGACGGGTCGGTGACCGGACTGCCGGAGCCGCCGGCCTGGGCCCGGCCGGTCTTCGCGGTCGGCCCGGCCATGGGCGGCCCGGCCGTCGTCACCGGGGCGGCAGGTCCGGCTCGCGGTTGA